The Fulvivirga ligni genome window below encodes:
- a CDS encoding M16 family metallopeptidase, with product MKKLLMSFFLISLVLLQACVDSGESQMSKEELSIDYEKMTLPNGLDVILHQDKSDPIVAVAILIHAGSDREKPGRTGFAHFFEHMLFQRSENVPEGAFFKNINEWGGTFNGGTWTDGTVYYEVVPKDALEKVLWMESDRMGYFINSVTTASLEGEKPVVQNEKRQRYDNVAYGNTSAVINKALYPPSHPYNWLTIGELEDLQNATLDDVKEFYEEYYGPNNATLVLTGDFDKESTKKLIEKYFGEIPSRGTDKPLDPQPVKLDSTIQIYHEDNFASLPELRLTWPTVEQYNKDQWALDVLGDILSDGKRAPLYKVIVEEGELAPDVSAYNSSNELAGTFTIRVRANAEVNLDTVKTEVFAALAKFEKEGVNQKDLDRIKAGLETNFYNGISSVLGKAFQLATYNEFAGSPDYVKTDIKNIKAVTAEDVKAVYDKYIKGKHYILTSFVPKGQTALAVGSSAKADIKEEAIVQNEQTAVVDQEPSDDYARTESSFDRTIEPEFGEAPLLTPPTIWTSELSNGMNVYGIEATELPLVNFSIRIDGGHKADDPNKVGVAYMITDLMMEGTKNKTPEELEDAIGQLGANVNMYTSNDAITISANCLSRNYDSTLALVQEILLEPRWDSKEFERIKKAAVNRIQQRDVNPNSLAAMVMDVKLYGKDNILGKPIAGTIESIESITLDDMKAYYNKYFSPSIANFHLAGNISKDKVKSSVASLGENWASKEVSFPELKSNPVPETPQVYFVDVPQAKQSVIQIARLAVSGNGEDYFPLTVANYRLGAGSGGRLFQVLREDKGYTYGAYSYVERNPYMGAFVASSSVKSNVTLEAMEAFKEVIGTYAETYTDEDLEKTKNALIKQNTRKFETLYSLVGILQTISEYDLPLDYIDKEQETLQNMTVEDVQGLVQKYMDLNKMTYVIVGDKETQLERLKVDGIGSPQLIDKTGEATEPSM from the coding sequence ATGAAGAAATTACTAATGAGTTTTTTCCTTATCTCACTGGTGCTTTTACAGGCCTGTGTAGATTCAGGAGAAAGTCAGATGTCAAAGGAAGAACTTTCCATTGATTATGAAAAGATGACTTTACCCAACGGACTTGATGTAATACTACACCAAGACAAATCAGACCCCATAGTGGCTGTAGCCATACTTATCCATGCCGGGTCTGACCGCGAAAAGCCAGGAAGAACGGGATTTGCCCACTTCTTTGAACATATGCTTTTCCAAAGATCTGAAAACGTGCCTGAAGGCGCATTCTTCAAAAACATAAACGAATGGGGTGGCACCTTCAACGGAGGCACCTGGACAGACGGCACTGTTTATTATGAAGTGGTACCAAAAGATGCTTTAGAGAAAGTACTCTGGATGGAGTCTGATAGAATGGGTTATTTTATTAACTCAGTGACTACAGCCAGCCTTGAAGGTGAAAAGCCAGTAGTACAAAATGAAAAACGTCAGCGTTATGATAACGTGGCTTATGGTAACACCAGTGCGGTGATCAACAAAGCACTTTACCCGCCATCACATCCTTATAACTGGTTGACTATCGGTGAATTAGAAGACCTTCAAAACGCCACTTTAGATGACGTTAAAGAATTCTACGAAGAATATTATGGTCCAAACAACGCTACATTGGTGTTAACTGGTGATTTCGATAAAGAATCAACCAAAAAATTAATTGAGAAGTATTTCGGTGAGATTCCTTCCAGAGGTACAGATAAACCACTTGATCCACAGCCAGTAAAACTAGATTCAACCATCCAGATCTACCATGAAGACAACTTTGCCAGTCTTCCTGAATTAAGATTAACCTGGCCTACGGTAGAGCAATATAACAAAGACCAATGGGCGCTGGATGTATTGGGAGATATTCTTTCTGATGGAAAGAGAGCACCTCTTTACAAAGTAATTGTAGAAGAAGGTGAATTAGCTCCGGATGTAAGTGCCTATAACAGCTCAAACGAACTTGCAGGAACCTTTACTATTAGGGTTAGAGCCAATGCAGAAGTAAACTTAGATACTGTAAAAACAGAAGTTTTTGCTGCCCTTGCCAAGTTTGAAAAAGAAGGAGTCAATCAAAAAGATCTTGACAGAATTAAAGCCGGTTTAGAGACCAATTTCTATAATGGTATTTCCAGTGTGCTAGGTAAAGCCTTCCAACTGGCCACTTATAATGAATTCGCCGGTAGCCCTGATTATGTAAAGACAGACATAAAAAATATCAAAGCTGTGACAGCTGAAGATGTTAAGGCTGTTTATGATAAGTACATCAAAGGAAAGCATTATATCCTAACCAGTTTTGTACCTAAGGGGCAGACAGCCTTAGCTGTAGGTTCTAGTGCAAAGGCTGACATAAAAGAAGAGGCCATTGTTCAAAATGAACAGACCGCTGTAGTAGATCAGGAACCTTCTGATGACTACGCCAGAACTGAAAGCTCTTTTGATAGAACAATAGAGCCAGAATTTGGTGAGGCACCATTACTTACCCCTCCTACCATCTGGACTAGCGAGCTATCGAATGGCATGAACGTTTATGGCATTGAAGCTACTGAGTTACCGCTGGTTAACTTTAGCATTCGCATAGACGGTGGACATAAAGCTGACGATCCTAATAAAGTAGGTGTAGCTTACATGATCACTGATCTTATGATGGAAGGAACAAAAAACAAAACTCCTGAAGAGTTAGAAGATGCCATCGGCCAGTTAGGTGCAAACGTAAACATGTACACATCTAACGATGCCATCACCATTTCTGCTAACTGTCTTTCTAGAAATTATGATTCTACACTTGCCTTAGTTCAGGAGATTCTACTTGAGCCAAGATGGGACAGCAAAGAGTTTGAAAGAATCAAGAAAGCCGCCGTTAACCGCATACAGCAGAGAGATGTAAATCCTAACTCACTAGCTGCTATGGTTATGGATGTAAAACTTTACGGAAAGGACAATATTTTAGGTAAGCCTATCGCGGGTACTATAGAATCTATTGAGTCTATTACCTTAGATGATATGAAGGCTTATTATAACAAATACTTCTCTCCTTCTATCGCTAACTTCCACCTGGCTGGAAATATATCTAAAGATAAAGTAAAGAGCTCAGTGGCCTCTTTAGGTGAAAACTGGGCTTCAAAAGAAGTAAGCTTTCCTGAGCTAAAATCTAACCCTGTGCCCGAAACTCCTCAGGTATATTTCGTAGATGTACCTCAAGCCAAACAATCAGTAATTCAGATTGCAAGATTAGCAGTAAGCGGAAACGGAGAAGATTATTTCCCATTAACAGTGGCTAACTACAGACTTGGAGCCGGATCTGGAGGCAGATTATTCCAAGTGCTAAGAGAAGACAAAGGTTATACTTATGGTGCTTATTCTTATGTAGAAAGAAATCCTTATATGGGTGCATTTGTAGCCAGTTCAAGTGTTAAATCGAACGTTACCTTAGAAGCTATGGAAGCCTTCAAAGAAGTAATAGGCACTTATGCTGAAACCTATACCGATGAAGACCTTGAAAAAACAAAGAATGCGTTAATCAAACAGAATACTCGCAAGTTTGAGACCTTGTATTCATTGGTAGGTATTCTTCAAACCATTAGCGAATATGACTTGCCTTTAGATTATATTGATAAGGAGCAGGAAACACTTCAAAATATGACTGTAGAAGATGTTCAGGGCCTTGTGCAGAAATATATGGATTTGAACAAAATGACTTATGTAATAGTGGGTGATAAAGAGACTCAGCTGGAAAGACTTAAGGTAGATGGCATAGGAAGCCCTCAACTAATAGACAAAACCGGTGAGGCTACAGAGCCTTCTATGTAA
- the arsC gene encoding arsenate reductase (glutaredoxin) (This arsenate reductase requires both glutathione and glutaredoxin to convert arsenate to arsenite, after which the efflux transporter formed by ArsA and ArsB can extrude the arsenite from the cell, providing resistance.): protein MLTIYHNPRCSKSRQALQIIEENGADVEVVEYLKTPLSKAQLKEVVDKLGVEPQELIRKGEAIYKEEFKGKELSDDEWLQAMADHPKLMERPIVVKGDEAVVGRPPESVKELI from the coding sequence ATGCTTACTATTTATCATAACCCAAGATGTAGCAAAAGCCGACAGGCCCTTCAGATTATCGAAGAGAACGGTGCTGATGTGGAGGTGGTTGAATATTTAAAGACTCCTTTGAGTAAAGCTCAATTAAAGGAAGTTGTAGATAAATTGGGCGTAGAGCCTCAAGAGCTCATCCGTAAAGGTGAGGCCATCTACAAAGAGGAGTTTAAAGGAAAAGAACTTTCAGATGATGAATGGCTACAAGCAATGGCTGATCACCCAAAACTGATGGAAAGACCCATCGTAGTGAAAGGTGATGAAGCAGTGGTTGGTAGACCTCCTGAAAGTGTAAAAGAGCTTATCTAA
- a CDS encoding response regulator transcription factor has translation MEPTKILIVDDHKVVRDGVAMYLENDSNYEIIGMASNGIEAIKAVENNEVDLVIIDINMDEMDGIEATKKIMEIRSDVKVLALTMHNDYQHIKAMMDAGASGYILKSCDDVEMRNAIDTILNDDIYYSSEVGQTVMNNLAKKKTKTRGSAVITPLTPREKEIYKLILQEYSNQEIADKLFISVRTVEVHKRNLLEKTGAKNSTGLVLYAIKNELFDDI, from the coding sequence ATGGAACCAACCAAGATACTTATAGTAGATGACCATAAAGTAGTGCGAGATGGTGTGGCAATGTATTTGGAGAATGACTCAAACTATGAAATAATAGGAATGGCCTCAAACGGTATTGAAGCGATCAAGGCCGTTGAAAATAATGAGGTGGATCTGGTAATTATAGATATTAACATGGATGAAATGGATGGTATAGAAGCCACCAAGAAAATCATGGAAATCCGAAGTGATGTGAAGGTGTTGGCTTTGACCATGCATAATGATTATCAGCACATTAAGGCTATGATGGATGCCGGAGCCAGTGGATATATTCTTAAAAGCTGCGATGATGTAGAGATGCGAAATGCTATAGATACTATACTAAATGATGATATTTACTATAGCAGCGAGGTAGGGCAGACGGTGATGAACAATTTGGCCAAGAAGAAGACTAAAACCCGTGGATCTGCGGTAATCACTCCGCTTACGCCTCGGGAAAAGGAAATTTATAAACTCATTTTACAAGAATATTCAAATCAGGAAATAGCTGACAAGCTCTTTATCAGCGTGCGTACGGTGGAGGTGCATAAGAGAAATCTTTTAGAGAAAACAGGAGCCAAAAACTCTACAGGCCTGGTGCTTTACGCCATAAAGAACGAGCTCTTTGATGATATTTAA
- a CDS encoding pyruvate dehydrogenase complex dihydrolipoamide acetyltransferase, which translates to MAEVIRMPKMSDTMEEGVIASWLVKEGDTVKSGDILAEVETDKATMELESYEDGTLLHIGVKEKDAVPVDGVIAIIGEKGEDISDLLKDVESGGSSKSEPKEEKSEDSSSDDEGAEEIDASDVNAMVITMPKMSDTMTEGTIASWQVKVGDKVSSGDIMAEVETDKATMELESYEDGTLLYIGVEEGDSVEVDGVLAIVGEKGADYEKLLKAHQSKQKGGSSEKKEAKKEAPKEESKPVATEEKSSAPAASSNGRVIASPLAKKMAEDKGYDITKIKGSGDHGRIIKRDVENYTPAAAQAPTQAATSAEGSAISIPQVVGEESYDEISVSQMRKTIGKRLAESKFTAPHFYVTMEINMDAAIEARKSMNEYSPVKISFNDMVIKAVSAALRKHPKINSSWLGDKIRFNKHIHIGVAVAVEEGLLVPVIRFADNKSLSHISAEVKDLVGKAHSKKLQPSDWEGNTFTISNLGMFGVEEFTAIINPPDACILAVGGIKQTAVVKNGQLVPGNVMKVTLSSDHRVVDGAMGAAFLQTLKELLENPVRLLV; encoded by the coding sequence ATGGCAGAAGTAATACGTATGCCCAAAATGAGCGATACCATGGAAGAAGGGGTGATCGCGTCTTGGTTAGTGAAGGAGGGTGACACGGTAAAATCGGGCGATATTTTAGCAGAAGTAGAAACAGATAAGGCAACTATGGAGTTGGAGTCGTATGAAGACGGTACCTTACTTCATATTGGCGTAAAAGAGAAGGATGCTGTACCAGTAGATGGTGTAATAGCAATCATTGGAGAGAAGGGTGAAGATATAAGCGATCTGCTGAAAGATGTAGAAAGTGGAGGCTCATCTAAAAGTGAACCAAAAGAAGAGAAAAGTGAAGATTCTTCGTCTGATGATGAAGGAGCTGAAGAAATAGATGCTTCTGATGTAAATGCCATGGTTATCACAATGCCTAAAATGAGTGATACCATGACAGAAGGAACCATAGCTAGCTGGCAAGTAAAAGTTGGTGATAAAGTTTCTTCTGGAGACATCATGGCTGAAGTGGAAACAGATAAGGCTACTATGGAATTAGAGTCTTATGAAGATGGTACTCTTTTATATATTGGTGTTGAAGAAGGTGATTCTGTAGAAGTTGATGGCGTGCTAGCTATAGTGGGAGAAAAAGGAGCTGATTATGAGAAGCTTTTGAAGGCTCACCAAAGCAAGCAAAAAGGTGGTAGCTCTGAGAAAAAGGAAGCTAAGAAAGAAGCTCCGAAGGAAGAGTCTAAGCCTGTTGCAACAGAAGAAAAATCATCTGCACCTGCTGCAAGTAGCAATGGAAGAGTAATTGCTTCTCCATTAGCCAAGAAAATGGCAGAGGATAAAGGCTATGATATCACTAAGATAAAAGGTTCTGGTGATCATGGACGAATCATAAAAAGAGACGTTGAGAACTATACACCTGCTGCTGCTCAAGCACCAACTCAGGCTGCTACTTCAGCTGAAGGATCAGCTATTAGCATTCCTCAGGTGGTAGGAGAAGAGAGTTATGACGAGATAAGCGTTTCTCAAATGAGAAAAACCATTGGTAAGCGCTTAGCTGAAAGTAAATTTACTGCTCCTCATTTCTATGTAACCATGGAAATTAACATGGACGCTGCTATTGAAGCAAGAAAGTCTATGAACGAGTACTCTCCAGTGAAAATCAGTTTCAATGATATGGTGATCAAGGCTGTAAGTGCAGCGTTGAGAAAACACCCGAAAATCAATTCTAGCTGGTTAGGAGATAAAATTAGATTTAACAAGCATATTCATATTGGTGTAGCTGTAGCGGTAGAGGAAGGTTTATTAGTGCCTGTAATCAGGTTTGCTGATAACAAATCCCTATCTCACATCTCTGCTGAGGTGAAAGACCTTGTAGGTAAGGCTCACAGTAAGAAACTTCAACCAAGTGACTGGGAAGGAAATACATTCACAATTTCTAACCTAGGAATGTTTGGTGTAGAAGAATTTACAGCTATCATTAATCCACCAGATGCATGTATTCTGGCAGTGGGAGGTATTAAGCAAACAGCTGTGGTGAAAAACGGTCAGCTAGTACCAGGTAACGTGATGAAAGTAACGCTTTCTTCAGACCACAGAGTGGTAGACGGAGCCATGGGAGCAGCCTTCTTACAAACACTGAAAGAATTGCTGGAAAATCCGGTAAGACTTTTAGTTTAA
- the polX gene encoding DNA polymerase/3'-5' exonuclease PolX: MDNKSIIKLLKTTAQLMELHGENEFKIKSYNNAIFNLERESLALADQSLDELAKINGVGKSIAAAINDINTEGRLPILEKYLSETPEGIIDLLSLKGIGAKKIRQLWKDLEINNSTELLEAIEEGKLAKLKGFGDKTQQNIKEAILFKAMHKGKLLYAEAEAVANELLKQLQSTFSNDIIAISGQIRRKVEIVEEVLILIASEAEGQVRSFLNEYEPIASDDEKSSPYNWRGFLPGSETPVRVRFCEKSDFYKELWITTGSINHIHAVVKDGKSLLEIIKDKTVSSEEDIYAAADLPFIAPELREGDFEIEMAKANTLPKLIEMDDLKGILHNHSTYSDGKHTLSEMADYCKKLGYEYLGITDHSKSSFYYANGLYENRVKEQQEEIDQLNAGYSNFKIFKGIECDILPDGSLDYGTDTLATFDFIVVSIHSVLNMDIEKATARLLKAIENPFTTILGHMTGRLLLQRDGYPVDHKTIIDACAKQNVAIEINAHPRRLDIDWRWVHYALEQGVKLSINPDAHAKEGYHDMYYGLCVGRKGGLTKEMNLNSMSLSEIEKFFSTKKKQALASV, translated from the coding sequence TTGGATAATAAATCAATAATAAAGCTGCTTAAAACTACAGCTCAACTCATGGAGCTTCACGGTGAAAATGAGTTTAAGATCAAGAGTTATAATAATGCCATTTTTAATCTTGAAAGAGAATCTCTGGCACTGGCTGACCAATCTCTGGATGAGCTTGCCAAGATCAACGGCGTGGGAAAAAGTATAGCAGCGGCTATTAATGACATTAATACTGAAGGAAGACTGCCCATCTTAGAAAAATATCTTTCTGAAACTCCTGAGGGAATCATCGACTTGTTAAGCTTAAAAGGCATCGGTGCTAAAAAGATCAGACAGCTATGGAAAGATCTTGAAATCAACAATAGCACCGAACTGCTAGAGGCGATTGAAGAGGGCAAGCTGGCTAAACTAAAAGGTTTTGGCGACAAAACACAACAGAACATTAAAGAGGCCATCCTTTTCAAAGCCATGCATAAAGGCAAATTGCTATATGCTGAGGCTGAGGCTGTGGCCAATGAACTGCTAAAGCAACTACAATCAACCTTCTCAAATGACATTATCGCTATAAGTGGTCAGATAAGAAGAAAAGTTGAAATAGTGGAAGAGGTTCTTATCTTGATAGCATCTGAGGCTGAAGGCCAGGTGCGATCTTTCCTGAATGAGTATGAACCCATAGCTAGCGACGATGAAAAGAGTAGTCCATATAACTGGAGAGGCTTTTTACCTGGTTCTGAAACACCAGTAAGAGTTCGATTCTGTGAAAAATCTGACTTCTACAAAGAGCTGTGGATAACCACGGGCTCCATTAATCATATACATGCCGTGGTGAAAGACGGCAAAAGTCTACTAGAAATCATTAAAGATAAAACCGTAAGCTCTGAAGAAGACATTTATGCTGCAGCAGATCTTCCATTCATAGCTCCGGAATTACGCGAAGGTGATTTTGAGATAGAAATGGCAAAAGCTAACACGTTGCCAAAACTCATAGAGATGGATGACCTGAAAGGCATCCTGCATAATCACTCTACTTATAGTGATGGAAAACACACTTTAAGTGAAATGGCTGATTATTGTAAAAAGTTGGGTTATGAATATCTGGGTATTACAGATCATAGCAAATCATCTTTTTATTATGCCAACGGCCTCTATGAGAACCGGGTAAAAGAGCAGCAAGAGGAAATAGACCAACTGAATGCTGGTTATTCTAACTTTAAAATTTTTAAAGGTATAGAATGCGATATACTTCCTGATGGCTCGCTTGATTACGGCACCGATACTTTGGCTACTTTTGATTTCATTGTAGTGTCTATTCATTCGGTATTAAACATGGATATCGAAAAGGCCACGGCAAGATTATTAAAAGCTATCGAAAACCCTTTTACAACTATCTTAGGCCACATGACGGGCAGATTACTTCTGCAGAGAGATGGCTATCCGGTAGACCACAAAACAATTATAGATGCGTGTGCCAAGCAAAACGTAGCTATTGAGATTAATGCACACCCCAGAAGACTTGACATCGACTGGAGGTGGGTACATTATGCCCTTGAACAAGGCGTAAAGCTCAGCATTAATCCTGACGCACATGCTAAGGAAGGCTATCATGATATGTACTACGGCTTATGCGTAGGGCGTAAAGGTGGTCTTACTAAAGAAATGAACCTGAACAGTATGTCATTAAGTGAAATAGAAAAGTTTTTTAGTACCAAAAAGAAACAAGCGCTAGCTAGCGTGTAA
- a CDS encoding PAS domain-containing sensor histidine kinase: MRENLNLSDQCADALDNLNDTLLWVNQQGDIMAVNNACATLLGQSKDYLYEHQIFKYVREISILTWESYWRKLLNGEKIVQECRVENRHGVLRAVQIKIQLVDHNGPLAFIIIHDIPSTINDNRRLKRVSYEYDHLMYKTSHDLKAPISTILGLVDLIKRDANSQQMECLSLIEATMKKQNDLMEDINHLALIDSAVVDLGRIDIQTLVSQIIYDLRLEKSGVEINCEYDIDSPFTSDTYLIEKCLSPLIHNAVKYKSAIVNSRVDLKVKVNQNNLTIDVKDNGIGINSNLEKKIFEMFFRGSELSTGSGLGLYLSLITAHKLNGHVELISTSKNGSFFQLVIPNMFLTKKADHPKRQSA; this comes from the coding sequence TTGCGAGAGAATCTAAACCTTTCAGATCAGTGTGCTGATGCACTGGATAACCTCAATGATACCCTGCTTTGGGTAAATCAGCAAGGTGATATTATGGCTGTAAACAATGCCTGCGCCACATTACTAGGGCAATCGAAAGATTATCTTTACGAGCATCAGATTTTTAAATATGTAAGAGAGATTTCTATACTGACTTGGGAATCTTACTGGAGGAAGCTCCTGAATGGAGAGAAGATTGTTCAGGAGTGCAGAGTGGAGAACAGGCATGGGGTTCTAAGGGCAGTGCAAATCAAAATTCAGCTGGTAGATCATAATGGGCCGCTTGCATTTATCATTATTCATGACATCCCCAGTACCATCAATGATAATAGAAGGCTGAAGCGTGTCAGTTATGAGTATGATCACCTCATGTACAAAACTTCACATGACCTGAAGGCGCCCATCTCTACGATTTTAGGTTTAGTAGACCTGATTAAAAGAGATGCTAATTCTCAGCAGATGGAATGCCTATCATTGATCGAGGCGACCATGAAGAAGCAAAACGATCTGATGGAAGATATTAATCACCTGGCTTTGATAGATTCAGCAGTGGTAGATTTAGGGAGGATAGATATTCAAACTTTAGTATCACAGATTATCTATGATTTGAGACTAGAAAAATCAGGTGTGGAGATAAACTGTGAATATGACATTGATAGCCCCTTTACCAGTGACACATATTTGATAGAAAAATGTCTTTCGCCGTTAATTCACAATGCTGTAAAGTATAAGTCAGCCATTGTTAACTCTAGGGTTGATCTTAAAGTAAAGGTGAATCAAAATAACCTTACCATAGATGTAAAGGATAACGGTATCGGAATCAACTCAAATCTGGAAAAGAAGATATTTGAAATGTTCTTCAGGGGGAGTGAGCTATCTACAGGGTCGGGATTGGGGCTTTACCTGTCATTGATCACGGCTCATAAGTTAAACGGGCATGTGGAGCTGATCAGTACTTCTAAAAATGGCTCCTTCTTTCAGTTGGTTATCCCTAATATGTTTCTCACAAAAAAAGCCGATCACCCAAAAAGGCAATCGGCTTAG
- the hslV gene encoding ATP-dependent protease subunit HslV, with protein MGKIKVRSTTVLAVIHNGEVAIGADGQATMGNYVAKGNVKKIRKLQNGKIVTGFAGSTADAFTLLERFDEKLNSYGGSMKRAAIELAKDWRMDRYLRKLEAMLIAADKDEVLIISGTGDVLEPDHDVAAIGSGSMYAQSAALALKKHATHLSAEEMVREALNIAADICIYTNHNLVIEKVS; from the coding sequence ATGGGAAAAATTAAAGTAAGATCAACTACTGTATTAGCAGTTATACATAACGGCGAGGTAGCTATAGGAGCTGACGGTCAGGCTACAATGGGAAACTATGTGGCTAAAGGGAATGTGAAAAAGATTAGAAAGCTGCAGAATGGAAAGATTGTTACTGGTTTTGCGGGGTCTACTGCTGATGCTTTTACTTTACTGGAAAGGTTTGATGAAAAGCTCAACAGCTATGGTGGTAGTATGAAGCGTGCGGCTATAGAGTTAGCAAAAGACTGGCGCATGGATAGATATCTGAGAAAATTAGAAGCTATGCTTATAGCTGCTGATAAGGACGAGGTATTGATTATATCTGGTACAGGCGATGTATTAGAGCCTGATCATGATGTGGCGGCTATTGGTAGTGGTTCTATGTATGCTCAGAGTGCGGCTTTGGCATTGAAAAAACATGCTACACATCTTTCTGCTGAAGAAATGGTGAGAGAAGCTCTTAACATTGCAGCTGATATTTGTATTTACACTAACCACAATCTGGTAATAGAAAAAGTATCTTAA
- a CDS encoding glycosyltransferase family 9 protein codes for MTKILIIRFSSIGDIVLTTPVIRNVKTQVENSEIHYCTKYQFRDIVEHNPYIDKIHYLKDSLSDLVSALKKENYDYIIDLHKNLRTKIIKTRLSAKHTSFKKLNREKWLMVNLKINKLPNRHIVDRYMETARPLGIKMDNLGLDYFIPEKDHVPLEWLPESHRKEYVAYAIGAQHNTKKLPLNRMIELCDKINKPIVLLGGPGDKATGDTIEKFFERTEKSEPLEEGLVKLNKKTIIYNACGKFNLNQSASLVKQAKYMFSHDTGLMHIAAAFKKDIFSIWGNTIPMFGMYPYRTHFTILENNKLDCRPCSKIGYEKCPKGHFKCMNDLVFDFYLP; via the coding sequence ATGACAAAAATACTGATAATACGATTTTCATCTATTGGTGATATCGTACTCACTACTCCGGTTATCCGAAATGTGAAAACACAGGTCGAAAACTCGGAGATACATTACTGTACGAAATATCAGTTTAGGGATATTGTGGAGCATAACCCCTATATTGACAAGATACATTACCTTAAGGATAGCCTCAGTGACCTGGTCTCAGCGCTTAAAAAGGAGAATTATGATTACATCATAGACCTGCACAAAAACCTGAGAACCAAGATTATAAAAACACGACTCAGTGCGAAGCACACCTCTTTCAAAAAGCTGAACCGTGAAAAATGGCTGATGGTGAATCTAAAGATTAATAAACTCCCTAACAGGCATATTGTAGACCGATATATGGAAACTGCGAGGCCACTGGGAATAAAAATGGATAACCTGGGGCTGGACTATTTCATTCCTGAAAAAGATCATGTGCCTTTAGAATGGCTTCCAGAATCTCATAGAAAAGAGTATGTAGCCTATGCCATTGGCGCCCAGCACAATACAAAAAAGCTACCTTTAAACCGTATGATTGAGCTCTGTGATAAGATCAACAAGCCGATTGTATTGCTTGGAGGACCGGGTGACAAAGCTACCGGCGATACCATAGAGAAATTCTTTGAAAGAACCGAAAAGTCAGAACCTCTGGAAGAAGGTCTGGTAAAGCTTAATAAGAAAACTATTATCTATAATGCTTGTGGTAAATTTAACCTGAACCAATCAGCATCATTGGTAAAACAGGCCAAATATATGTTTTCACATGATACTGGCCTTATGCACATTGCTGCAGCTTTTAAGAAGGATATCTTCAGCATTTGGGGTAATACCATTCCAATGTTTGGCATGTATCCTTACAGAACCCACTTTACTATATTGGAAAATAATAAATTAGATTGTCGTCCTTGCTCGAAGATTGGGTATGAGAAGTGTCCAAAAGGTCATTTCAAATGCATGAATGACCTTGTGTTTGACTTTTATTTACCTTAG